GGCATTTTACATGATGAGGAATGAATCAATCCTATGTGCTATTAAGCACTTTGTATAGAATTGGGGGCCTTTGCTCCAAACTTAAAGCTCAGTTTATGATTACTATTTAATGAGAATCGttccggaaaaaaaaagaagggccTGCACAAGATCGGCATCTGATCACCGGCAATCATATGGTTTGCGACGTTTATTGCTCGGATTGCGAAGACGAGTTGCAACCCCACTTGTACAAGTTAGGTAAAACCGTTCTTGTCAAGTCCAAGATTACCGAGCTTGTTGATTCTcctcctttttaatttttttttgttttaccaCCAATCCATTTGGATTCAGTATACGTAAGTGTTATAGTACAAGGTGACGTGATTAATAGTAGCCACCATCTGTTGATTGGTTGTGGAtagggttgcaaacgagtcgagtcgagccgagtTTTGacctaatcgagccgagtcttgACTGAATTTTAccaagttcgagctcgagctcgacgagccggcaattttcaagctcgagctcgacttgattgccggcaattttcaagctcgagctcgaaaaaaataaaaaataattattttatttttaaaaaaataaataaaataatatttttttaataaataataaaatattaaagatatatacgtaattttactataaaaataaaaaataaaaaaataaatataatatacgtatttttattattaaataaaaatatatatatatatatatatatatatatatatactcaagctcgcgagcgtaacgagcttaatattttaagctcaagttcgaactcgagtttgactcgagccggttcgagctcgactcgagtttgactcgaacCGTTTTGATTATGGGGAATGGGTAATGGGTAATTGTCCTGCAATTTTGATTGTGCTGTCAATCTCGTCCGTCACCATGCAACAAACAGAAAACATCACCTCACATGACTgcaataatattttaaaggcaatGTCGGTCAAGTCTTAGCAATAATATTACTAATTGGCATTGCTGTTACAAGTAAAtattttaagggataatttcagaaacctcccctgaggtttctgacactttcactgacatcccctgaggttctcaaaatttcacttacctcccttgataaAAAATTGGGCCCCTTTTCTGACGTCATCAGGGCCAAAATTACAGATATATCCCAAGTAGTTGGGGTTAATTACTACCGTTTATGTTTAAGTTACATAAtgaattttcttattctttacGTACCTATTCTTGTCATGCAAGATTACACGTCTGACTTCAAATTACGTACTTTGCAAGAAAATGTCTGTGGAGTCATTTGTTACAAGACAAGAAGTTCAATCAAATAAGAACAATTTATGTACACAGGTGGGATTGGGAATTCAAGCTTGTCCTTTTTGGTATTTAGGATAATGTTTTTATATGAACTCAAGGAAGATGGATAGCCTATTTTGCAAGGTTATTAGGTAATTTACCTTTGTGGAATTCTTGATATCAAGCCATTTGATTGCTAATGTGGACAGGTGGCTTAAGCGCGTAATAAGTGCCATGGATTCGAAGTTCGGCTGAAATATCACATATCGAACGAAGTCTTTATTAGAAACCTAATTAGAAACCTATTAGAGTTCAGTGAGCTCTCGTACTAAGCTCCACCGCCAACCCtccatttcgaaaaaaaaagacaaaagcaaaacaaaagcaaacacACGAAGCGCAGAATAACGTTGAAACCCGCGAGCGGGATTAtgtgttttttctatttcaaggttagctcgcatgcgggttaatgttatatttgagcgcgagaagaaaaaattggtaattaggctctttgggcattataagtaaatatttaaattaatggcagttttattacaccaatattattgtattatcattattatgattattgtattatttcttatgcaaatataacatttaattatttaaatttgattttatttttacaatttataaaatttttatcacttatataatatttttaaaaccctaatacatctaaatttgattttatttttcaaatttataagatttttatttaaaaaaatgggatacgGATAAGATATTCGGTTGGTTCGATTTGCATAGGTGCATATGAGAATATCCGAATACTCctgaaacccgcaagcgggattctgtgttttttctatttcaaggttagctcgcatgcgggttaatgttatatttgagcgcgagaagaaaaaattggtaattaggctctttgggcattataagtaaatatttaaattaatggcagttttattacaccgatattattgtattatcattattatgattattgtattatttcttatgcaaatataacatttaattatccaagcagtttgattttatttttacaatttataaaattttatcacttatataatatttttaaaaccctaatacatctaaatttgaatctaattttctacaagtcatacttataaatgcgaaatctaacaaaaaagttaaatacaatttttgcaggtcaaatttaacaaatgcgagctatttgcaaaattttaaatatttgcaacattttttaaaacaaaaattagaagcTTTCTGCAAATAATTCCCTACCTctcaaaaaataccaaaataaaaaagataagagCTCGCATTTGCTTCCTAGAAATAATTCCCTAGctcttaaaaaaggaaaaaaaaaaattgagaagagctcgcattcgtggaatgcgagctcaataaccagagctcgcattccacgaatgcgagctcttgtaagctcgcatttgtgaaattcacaaatgcgaagacccccctGACGGAAATTAAACCCaaaatcaccccttttgtagaatttttttaaaattcatcacaaagttggaaatttctcaATAGAAATACAACTTGTCTGGATTTCTTTCACTCTCTGATATCATTACGGTTGCTTTGCGATTACAGCGGCAAAACCTGTTTTTAATGGAGAAAGATGTAGGTGAATTCCATGATTCTCCCCTATGGCTTGAAGAGGCCATGGTTGCAGCTAAAACTTTTTACTCAGAGCTCTAATTGTAGCACAGCAAATGCACTTGTTATCACTCCAAATTAGTAGCAAAGAATGTTAATAGCTTGAAACCTCAGAGGTAGTTAAGTTGCTTTGCTTTATATGCTATTGCTACTGAAACAGCAAACCTTCTGGCCGTTGCAATTTGCAGCTAGCCGTTGCAAAATCTGCCAAATAACTGTTGCATGGCACATCTGGTGCATGCAATTTTTTGTATTGCACTTACCCCCCCTCAACTTTACTAATTAGTCCAAATCATTTATTCTTCTTTGAATCTTCTACTAATACAACTTCTGCAAAGGGTAGCTATGGAATAAAAATACCTTCTCAcacatgaaaataatattttaatctgaTTTGGACTGGATTGttaccacaaaatcaaaagcaagggaggtaagtgaaattttgagaacctcaggggatgtcagtgaaagtgtcagaaacctcaggggaggtttctgaaattatcccatattTTAAAGGCAATGTCGGTCAAGTCTTAGCCGGCGggataacccaaaaaaaaagtcttGGCCGGCAAGCTAACcaaagtttttcttaaaaaagggATAGTTTCAGAAACATCCCCAGAAGTTTTATAAAATATCACTTAACTCCcttgaatttttaaaatctcacttaaCACCCTTAAAGTAATAGTGAGACTATATGTCAATATCAAAGGTGAAAAATTATCAATAATATCCTCATATTTAAATttcctaaactttttttttctgtaaatttcttgcttttctttaataatgtcaatacacacacacacacacatacatatatatagttGAATTACAAATGTCCATGAAATATAGGATTTAATCAATGAAATAGTCAACGCATTGGGAGAAGAAGATCAAGCTGTaggttttttttcccctttttttttgtgtttcataactaagggtttgtttggataggagtttatttgaatgatttatttgagataattactgtaacactttttgtgatgtgatgtatgtgagataaaaaaatgattgaaaaaataaaaaggtgattagaatttgtgaagcaaattattttatttgaaataatctcaatccaaataaaccctaaatttatctatctgtttatttgtttgttccTATTCATATAAAACGCCAGAGAAATGATAGGTTTGCTTGGATAGTGGGTTATTtttccaaatatatttgcttatatcaccattacaattttcaatacaatttttatcttcccaattatctttttatctcacatacatcacatcacaaaaagtgttacagtaaaaatatctcaaataatttacaatctaAACAAACCCGACGTAATTGGAACTTCGGACACCATAGTTTTTCAAATTtggacttttttctttttataataaaatttttatgtttCACGTCCATGAAAAAATCGATCCATTTCGAGTAAATTCTCTATATGATATTGAGGTTGAATTTCATCTATTATTGAGTTTTTTTGCTCAAATGTACAAGTTTTATATGACAATTGCCTTCAACATGATGGAGTGTTTTATTTGTGGCAatagttttatttatttcttttttttccatcaATTATTGGAGTATTATTGACCTGTGTGTGCTTGCCTAAATTTTGACTTGACGTAAAATTACTTCTCTGATTTCTCATTTCCAAGGAAAAGGGACCGAGGCCCGTAGAACTTGTGTGATTAGAATACCACAAGGAGCTCTTTTAAGTTTATTTTAACGCCAAAACATGAATTTATTTTGGACAAAATTAAATGTTGGTCAATAGTGGAAGAAACTAACGATAAAATGTAAGCAGAACAAagtatgatatatatatatatatatatatatatatatatatatatatatatatatatatatatatatatattttaaaataaatcttGATAACCAAACAGTACCAGTAGTATCCAACTTTGATGGATGAAATATGTACGGATGGGGTAGAGATAGAGGGGTACAATCAATAATATTCAATAGCAATGGGGTAAATTTCTCGTCCATGACATTTTAGCAGGCAGCTCCGAGGAGGAAAACAAGGGGCATATCATTAATAGTAGATGGTTGGCACACAAGCAAGCTGCAAAGAATCTGGTGCGGGCTGTTTggggagaagaaaaaggaaCCTTCCACGAAAGTCGACTCCGGCCGCCTGATTGATTGATTAAGCAAACGCTGTCGTCATGACACATGACTCCTGACTCCGACTCCACATTTTGAGTGATGACAAATTACCGGAAACTCCAAAAATCCAAAGCACCTTCCTCGAAACCCAGCCATACGTACATACAAATACAATACTACAAAGAAACAATAATTAGGTTTGTTTGGACTGCGATTTATTTgccaaaatatatttgcttacatcatcattacaatttccaacacacatttttatcttctcaattatttttttatctcacatacatcacatcacaaaaaatgctacggtaaaaatatctctaataattcacaatccaaacaaaccataatGGGAACAAAATGCCAACCCCCAACCCAGAAAACCTATAAAATCATACGCTGCTAAactactgctgctgctgctatgGAAAATCATACTACTCCATGATAAAAAATCATTTTACCAAGCAACTTCAATTGAAATTATTATTACTTTTCGGAGCGTTCTTAGAAAATTTTGCTCTTAAAACTGTGaaattatgcaaaaaaaaaaaaaaaaaaaaaaagcgtacGTACGAAACAAACAAAACTAGTAGTCTAGTACTTTGGACGGTGGCCCCGGTCCACGCAAGCACAAGCAGCAGCCTCTCAGTAAAACGACTGGAATAAATGAATGGTCCTCCCCTCCCCAGTCCCTCCCCCGCCCCCTTACTAGTTACTACTAGTAACCACCAGTGTGTGTGTGGAAGTCGCATTGCTGTCATTTGTTTAGGCTCAACTCAACAGTAGTTGGATTGCGTAGCACCTCCACCAATTTTCCTCCATTCCTTGACAAACTCCTCCCCCTTTTTCTTTGTAAATGTTGCTAGTATAAAGTAGTACTAGTACTAAATAGTTCCAACAAACTCCCCTTCTTCCTCAGGCTATCCGCCAGCAGTATTGTCCAACACTTGTGGTGGGGGGGGGGGTCAccaaactaaaataactaagattttttttttttttttttgtatgcgttgaagaaagaagaaactgaAGAAGGGCTTTCGAGAGGAGGAATGGAAAATAATACCAACTCGGGAATAACGGAGTCAACCGAATATGAAGACTTGTTGCCTGTGATGGCGGAAAAGCTAGACGTGGATACGTTTGTGGGGGAACTTTGTGGAGGGTTCGGGCTTCTGGCAGACACAACAAGCGGCCTGATCACATCGGCCAGCCTGCGCAACAACTGTGCCCTCCTGGGCATGGAAGGACTGAGCAGAGAGGACGCAGAGGCTATGGTGAAAGAAGGAGACCTGGATGGAGATGGAGCCCTCAATCAGACAGAGTTCTGCATCCTCATGGTCAGACTTAGCCCGGGGATGATGCAAGATGCTGAGGCCTGGCTTGACAAGGCAATTGCTCAAGAGCTGGGACACGCCTCCGCTTAGTCTCCTGCAACTTCCAAACTACTCAAAttcatttacttgattaatTTACCTACTACTGGCTACTGCTGCTTCCATGTATGTACTATTTGCCTTGGCCTATACTATATACGCCATGATGATGATGCACCTTAATCATTCACAACAGAAGCTTGTGTTGTTCATGATAATTTAACAACTTTCTGAATTTCTTCTATTTAAAAaggtcttcttttctttttctttctttttaatactccctccgtcccactttgataatttgtttctttttttacacagtttaagaaaaagtagttaattttgttggaaaagtaaatttagattgctatttttttaaaatattctcacattaaatatggtacaactttatgaaaatttgaattgatggtaaaaaaagaatcaattctCATTAAATGGAGTAGGTctatagtaacaactacttacattgaataaaggatattttagaaaaattaaaatacaactacatttttcaattggagagtggactacaatttgggacagatgaaaaaaaaaatacaagattATTAAAATGGGACGAAGAGAGTAACAAATGATTGTGATATCGAATGCGGAGAGCGGATgtcgaaaaaatgaaaaacaattgTCCATCCAGGTTTGCAATGTTTAGTAATTTCCATAATTTGTCCCTCCTTCCTTCACAATCCAGTCCAGATGATGCCTGATGGTGTTAACTAATTGACGTTCACACATGGTAATTGGTAAAGTCAATAGCACTGCATAGACGACGCAGCGTggatgcattttttttaaaactaaaacaaaaataactgCAGTTGCTATGTAGGTTTGGCTTCCTGATTGATTGGAGACTAGAGTCGCTAGGCCGCTCAGATGCCGCCATATTCCAACGGATTTGTGCACCTTTGGACGAATTGGAGTTGATGGCCCTTCCAAAGTTTCATAATTCGACAATGTACGATTCTACTGAACTTACACCGTTGCATATTCTTTCGCATTagaactcaaaattttttttttttttttttaaaaaaacgcCAGGCAAGCTCGGTCGACATTGTTCATGAATAAAAGACACCCTTACGAAATCAAATTCGCAACCAAGTTCTTCATAAATACACAACCATTAGGAACAGATCGATTCCAAACTATAGATTTCCAACACATAATCTTTAGACTAAACATCATGTGCTAGATATACACAAAGAAAAGGATAATGCAAAGCACATATAACAGCCAattttaaaatatcaaaatcaTCCCATCCAAACCAATGCAAATTTTAAAAAGAGTGACAGAGTGAACTACGCTCTAAACCAAATACACCAATTCAGTACGCCTATCCTCCTGCATGTTGCAACTGAAACTACGGCAGCAtttacaaaaaacaaaaactttCAAGTCTTCCCTCCCTCACTCATCTTCATACCTTTCAAGTTCTTGACCTCCGAACAGGCGACCTGCTGTTCAAAAAAATTGAGGAATAAAAAAAGAATTCCAGcaacaattgcaatgaaatCAAAGAACACATAAACTGACCCAAGGGAAAATTGCAAAACAGAAAGGACCCAACCTGCGGTGCCTATCATGCTCGGGACTCCTTCGCCTTTCATAAGGGCCATTGTACTTGTCATAGACAGGGCTGCGAACACGCCCATAATCAGGACTTGCTCGACCCCTTCGGTACACAGGACTCGGTGACCTCCTATAGGGACTGCCCCCACGCCCTCCATAGTCTCTTCTAGGACTGTCATATCTGTCACCCCTCTCCCCATCATCCCTTAGAGCATATTCAACAGATACCACCCTGTCCAATATCTTGCTGCAGATTCAAAGGCAATGCAGATTGTCAGGCAACAAAaacaaccaactatcaattatAACCAATTCATTTTCCAGACCATCCGGTGTGAAGGTAAAAAAGTAAATATGCATATATCACAAACCTCATATGTGTACACTCCAAGGCTTTGGTAGCATCTTCTTGAGTCTCAAACTGCACAAATGCAAAGTTGCGACGGATGCGAACGTTAAGAACCTTACCATAAGGTTCAAAGTGCCTTTCAATGTCACGGATCCTAGTGCGGATGGGATCAAAGTTTATGACAAACAAGGTTTTTGTTGGTCTCTGGTTAACCATTGGCCTAGAGCTATCTCGGTGTCTGCCACGTTCACCCTGCCCAAGCATAAACATGATCATATTCATAAATGACATACACAATATGGCACTCACTTAGCCTAAGAATAGCTGGCACACATGTGCGCATGCACACAGAGAcgaactttttccctttttttgggggggggggggg
This portion of the Coffea arabica cultivar ET-39 chromosome 2e, Coffea Arabica ET-39 HiFi, whole genome shotgun sequence genome encodes:
- the LOC113733352 gene encoding calcium-binding protein KIC-like, whose protein sequence is MENNTNSGITESTEYEDLLPVMAEKLDVDTFVGELCGGFGLLADTTSGLITSASLRNNCALLGMEGLSREDAEAMVKEGDLDGDGALNQTEFCILMVRLSPGMMQDAEAWLDKAIAQELGHASA
- the LOC113733351 gene encoding serine/arginine-rich splicing factor RS31-like isoform X2, encoding MRPVFCGNFEYETRQSDLERLFSKYGRVERVDMKSGFAFVYFEDERDAEDAIRGLDNAPFGYDRRRLSVEWAKGERGRHRDSSRPMVNQRPTKTLFVINFDPIRTRIRDIERHFEPYGKVLNVRIRRNFAFVQFETQEDATKALECTHMSKILDRVVSVEYALRDDGERGDRYDSPRRDYGGRGGSPYRRSPSPVYRRGRASPDYGRVRSPVYDKYNGPYERRRSPEHDRHRRSPVRRSRT
- the LOC113733351 gene encoding serine/arginine-rich splicing factor RS31-like isoform X1, producing the protein MRPVFCGNFEYETRQSDLERLFSKYGRVERVDMKSGFAFVYFEDERDAEDAIRGLDNAPFGYDRRRLSVEWAKGERGRHRDSSRPMVNQRPTKTLFVINFDPIRTRIRDIERHFEPYGKVLNVRIRRNFAFVQFETQEDATKALECTHMSKILDRVVSVEYALRDDGERGDRYDSPRRDYGGRGGSPYRRSPSPVYRRGRASPDYGRVRSPVYDKYNGPYERRRSPEHDRHRSRSPVRRSRT